A single genomic interval of Penicillium psychrofluorescens genome assembly, chromosome: 2 harbors:
- a CDS encoding uncharacterized protein (ID:PFLUO_002882-T1.cds;~source:funannotate), with the protein MFAARRTAASTRQLLRNQQPRRFASHHAEPVNEGFGPSFYITIGSFASAYLLYRISQSNENSGSESFISGLISKWTPSQEVFEQRNAIRTAVMEKAAHDRHLLQSQGPRQAYELMQPDLMNAGSPYNVSPGSQADLSAVVAHYKRQNEEMEEARVARMKDGKVVSVYDVERTTPLDDPRK; encoded by the exons ATGTTCGCCGCCCGACGCACCGCTGCCTCGACGCggcagctgctgcgcaacCAGCAGCCCCGCCGGTTCGCGAGTCACCACGCCGAACCGGTGAACGAAGGCTTCGGC CCCAGCTTCTACATCACCATTGGCAGCTTCGCCTCCGCGTACCTGCTGTACCGCATCAGCCAGTCGAACGAGAATTCCGGCTCGGAGTCCTTCATCTCTGGCCTGATCAGCAAGTGGACGCCCTCGCAAGAAGTTTTCGAGCAGCGCAATGCCATCCGCACCGCTGTTATGGAGAAGGCCGCCCATGATCGCCACCTGCTGCAGAGCCAAGGGCCCCGCCAGGCGTATGAGCTGATGCAGCCTGA TTTGATGAATGCTGGCTCGCCATACAACGTTTCTCCCGGTTCGCAGGCCGACCTGAGCGCCGTCGTGGCTCACTACAAGCGCCAaaatgaggagatggaggaagcGCGGGTGGCGCGGATGAAGGACGGCAAGGTTGTGTCGGTGTATGATGTCGAGCGGACAACCCCTCTCGACGATCCGAGGAAATAA